The following coding sequences are from one Lycium ferocissimum isolate CSIRO_LF1 chromosome 3, AGI_CSIRO_Lferr_CH_V1, whole genome shotgun sequence window:
- the LOC132049415 gene encoding receptor-like kinase TMK3 — MEATQQMGFVLALFLSLLSVAYSVTDPNDLAIIIEFKKGLENSERLNWPENSNDPCGVPSWPHIICTGNRIQQIQVMGLGLKGPLPQKFNQLSKLTNLGLQRNEFSGKLPSFSGLSELRYAFLDFNKFDSIPSDFFNGLVSLEVLALDDNPLNVTTGWSLPNELQNSAQLTNLTLVNCNLVGSLPEFLGNMSSLDVLLLSNNRLSGTIPITFKDSELKMLWLNDQSGDGMSGSIDVISTMGSLTILWLHGNHFSGKIPKEIGNLTYLQDFNVNSNDLVGLIPESLANMPLGHLDLNNNHFMGPIPNFKATNVTFESNSFCQAKICAPEVMALLEFLDELNYPSKLVESWSGDNPCDGTWWGLSCDINQKVIVINLPKSNLSGTLSPSIAKLDALTHIYLGSNNISGSVPSSWTSLKHLVLLDLSNNHICLPLPKFTAPLKLILSGNSLLNSSPLRASPSQTNNNTSPGASSYSPYSSTNKSNSSKSKLVIFVVPIVCFALLVSLAIPLYICIRRRSMDRQKGPTSLVVHPRDPSDSDRMVKIAIADEIKGSLSILTGSGSASGKYPVMEAGNLVISGQVLRNVTDNFAPENELGRGGFGVVYKGELDDGTKIAVKRMEAGVISSKALDEFRSEISVLSKVRHRHLVSLMGYSVEGNERILVYEHMPQGALSKHLFQWKSLNLEPLSWKRRLNIALDVARGLEYLHTLAHQCFIHRDLKPSNILLTDDFRAKVSDFGLVKLAPDGEKNSVVTRLAGTFGYLAPEYAVTGKITTKVDVFSFGVVLMELLTGWMALDEDRPDESQYLVAWFWNIKSSKEKLMAAIDPALDVKQESTFESIYTIAELAGHCTAREPGQRPDMSHAVNVLAPLVEKWKPLEEDTDDDCGIDYSLPLNQMVKGWQESEGKDVSCIDLEDTKGSIPARPTGFAESFTSVDGR; from the exons atggAGGCTACTCAACAAATGGGGTTTGTTCTAGCACtctttctttcacttctttcagTTGCTTACAGTGTTACAGACCCCAATGACTTAGCCATTATCATTGAGTTCAAGAAAGGATTGGAAAATTCAGAGCGTTTAAACTGGCCTGAAAATAGTAATGACCCTTGTGGTGTTCCTTCTTGGCCTCATATAATTTGCACTGGTAACAGAATTCAACAGATTCAAGTTATGGGGTTGGGTTTAAAAGGCCCTTTACCACAGAAATTTAATCAGTTGTCTAAACTGACTAATTTGGGGTTGCAAAGGAATGAATTCAGTGGAAAGTTACCATCTTTTAGTGGTTTATCTGAATTGCGCTATGCTTTCTTGGATTTCAACAAGTTTGATAGTATTCCATCAGATTTCTTTAATGGACTTGTGAGTTTAGAAGTGTTGGCATTGGATGATAATCCTTTGAATGTTACTACTGGTTGGTCTTTGCCTAATGAGTTGCAAAACTCAGCTCAATTGACTAACTTGACTTTAGTGAACTGCAATTTGGTTGGTTCTTTGCCTGAGTTTCTTGGAAATATGTCTTCTTTAGATGTACTTTTGTTGTCGAATAATCGGCTTTCGGGGACTATTCCAATTACGTTTAAGGACTCTGAGCTGAAAATGCTTTGGTTGAATGATCAGTCTGGTGATGGAATGAGTGGTTCAATTGATGTGATTTCAACAATGGGATCACTCACAATTCTTTGGCTTCATGGGAACCATTTTTCAGGTAAAATTCCAAAGGAGATTGGTAATTTGACATATCTTCAGGATTTCAATGTTAATAGCAATGATCTTGTTGGTTTAATTCCTGAATCTTTAGCAAATATGCCATTAGGCCATCTTGATTTGAACAATAATCATTTCATGGGTCCTATACCAAATTTCAAGGCTACAAATGTTACTTTTGAATCCAATTCTTTTTGTCAAGCCAAAATTTGTGCACCAGAGGTTATGGCACTTTTAGAATTCCTTGATGAGTTGAATTATCCATCTAAGCTTGTTGAATCATGGTCAGGAGATAACCCTTGTGACGGGACGTGGTGGGGATTAAGTTGTGACATTAACCAAAAGGTTATTGTGATAAACTTACCTAAGTCCAATCTTTCTGGAACCTTAAGTCCTTCAATTGCAAAATTAGACGCTCTTACTCATATTTATCTTGGATCTAACAATATTTCTGGTTCTGTCCCGTCGAGTTGGACTAGCTTGAAACATTTGGTTCTGCTTGATTTAAGTAATAACCATATTTGCCTTCCTCTACCAAAGTTTACTGCGCCGTTGAAACTTATTCTAAGTGGAAATTCACTATTGAACTCTAGTCCTCTTAGAGCAAGCCCTTCACAAACGAATAATAATACATCCCCTGGTGCTTCATCTTATTCACCCTATTCTTCGACCAATAAATCAAACTCTTCTAAGTCTAAGTTAGTTATTTTTGTGGTTCCTATTGTGTGTTTTGCACTTTTAGTTTCTCTTGCTATTCCGTTATACATTTGTATCCGGAGGAGGAGTATGGATAGGCAAAAAGGTCCAACTTCACTTGTGGTTCATCCTAGAGATCCTTCTGATTCGGATCGCATGGTCAAGATTGCAATAGCCGATGAAATTAAAGGAAGTCTTTCGATACTGACTGGAAGCGGTTCTGCTAGTGGTAAATACCCTGTGATGGAAGCTGGAAAtttggtcatatcaggtcaAGTACTTAGGAATGTAACCGATAACTTTGCCCCTGAAAATGAACTGGGGCGTGGTGGTTTTGGAGTGGTTTATAAAGGAGAATTAGACGATGGGACGAAAATAGCTGTCAAAAGAATGGAGGCGGGAGTAATTAGTAGCAAAGCGTTGGATGAATTTCGATCTGAAATTTCTGTTCTTTCCAAAGTCAGACATAGGCATTTAGTGTCTCTAATGGGATATTCTGTTGAAGGCAATGAACGAATTTTGGTTTACGAACACATGCCACAAGGTGCTCTTAGTAAGCATCTTTTCCAATGGAAAAGCTTGAACTTAGAGCCTCTTTCTTGGAAGAGGAGGCTGAATATTGCATTAGATGTTGCTAGAGGATTGGAGTATCTACATACATTGGCTCATCAGTGCTTCATACACAGAgatcttaagccctcaaatatCTTGCTGACTGATGATTTCCGAGCAAAAGTATCAGATTTCGGACTTGTGAAACTTGCTCCTGATGGAGAAAAGAACTCTGTGGTGACCAGGCTAGCTGGAACTTTTGGATATCTAGCACCTGAATATGCAG TTACTGGTAAAATCACTACAAAAGTCGATGTCTTTAGTTTCGGTGTGGTCCTAATGGAGTTGTTAACTGGATGGATGGCCCTTGATGAGGATAGACCTGATGAGAGCCAATACTTAGTTGCATGGTTCTGGAACATTAAGTCCTCTAAAGAAAAACTTATGGCAGCAATCGATCCGGCTTTGGATGTGAAACAGGAGAGTACATTCGAGAGCATCTACACCATTGCTGAACTTGCTGGTCATTGCACAGCAAGAGAGCCTGGTCAACGACCTGATATGTCCCACGCTGTGAACGTGCTTGCCCCGCTTGTTGAGAAATGGAAGCCTCTTGAGGAAGATACAGACGACGATTGTGGTATTGATTATAGTCTTCCACTCAATCAAATGGTCAAAGGCTGGCAAGAATCGGAAGGAAAAGATGTGAGTTGCATCGATCTTGAAGACACTAAAGGTAGTATCCCTGCAAGGCCTACTGGATTTGCTGAGTCTTTTACATCAGTTGATGGTAGATAA
- the LOC132049416 gene encoding coatomer subunit beta-1, translated as MEKSCSLLIHFDKGTPALANEIKESLEGSDVPAKIDAMKKAVMLLLNGETLPQLFITIIRYVLPSEDHTIQKLLLLYLEIIEKTDSKGRVLPEMILICQNLRNNLQHSNEYIRGVTLRFLCRLNEADIIEPLIPSIMSNLEHRHPYVRRNAILAVMAVYKLPQGEQLLADAPEKIENVLTTEQDPSAKRNAFLMLFQCAQERAVKYLLTHVERVSDWSDLLQMVVLDLVRKVCRTNKGEKGKYIKIIISLLNAPSAGVVYECAGTLVSLSSAPTAIRAAANTYCQLLQSQSDNNVKLIVLDRLNELKSSHREIMVDMIMDVLRALSSPNLDIRRKTLDIVLELITPRNINEVVLTLKKEVMKTQSGELEKNGEYRQMLIQAIHSCAVKFPEVASTVVHLLMDFLGDNNVASAIDVVVFVREIIETNPKLRVSIVTRLLDTFYQIRAARVCSCALWIIGEYCLSLSEVESGIATIKQCLGDLPFYSASEEGEANDSSKKSQPINSTTVSSRRPAVLADGTYATQSAASETAFSPPTVVQGSLTAGNLRSLLLTGDFFLGAVVACTLTKLILRLEEVQPSKAEVNKATTNALLIMVSMIQLGQSSALPHPIDNDSYDRIVLCVRLLCNTGNEVRKIWLNSCHESFVKMLSDKQMRETEEIKAKAQISHSQPDDLIDFYHLKSRRGMSQLELEDAVQDDLKRATGEFVKDETDANKLNRVLQLTGFSDPVYAEAYVTVHHYDIVLDVTVINRTKETLQNLCLELATMGDLKLVERPQNYTLGPESSKQIKANIKVSSTETGVIFGNIVYETSNVFDRMVVVLNDIHIDIMDYISPAVCSDAAFRTMWAEFEWENKVAVNTVIQDEKEFLDHIIISTNMKCLTALSALEGECGFLAANLYAKSVFGEDALVNVSIEKQADSKLSGYIRIRSKTQGIALSLGDKITLKQKGGS; from the exons ATGGAGAAGTCCTGTTCTTTGCTGATACACTTTGATAAGGGCACACCAGCTCTTGCCAACGAGATCAAGGAATCCCTTGAAGGGAGCGATGTTCCTGCCAAGATTGATGCCATGAAGAAAGCTGTCATGCTTTTGTTGAATGGTGAAACCCTACCCCAACtgtttattactattattagaTATGTTTTGCCCTCTGAAGATCACACGATTCAAAAGCTGCTACTTCTGTATTTGGAGATTATTGAGAAGACCGATTCTAAGGGGCGTGTGCTTCCTGAAATGATCCTAATTTGTCAGAACTTGAGGAATAATTTGCAGCATTCAAATGAGTACATTCGTGGAGTTACTTTGAGATTCCTTTGCCGGCTGAATGAGGCTGATATAATTGAACCTCTAATTCCATCTATTATGAGTAACTTGGAGCACCGGCATCCGTATGTTCGCCGGAATGCAATTCTTGCTGTGATGGCTGTTTACAAGCTTCCACAGGGCGAGCAGCTCCTGGCAGATGCACCAGAAAAGATTGAGAACGTTCTTACCACGGAGCAGGATCCGTCAGCTAAAAGGAATGCATTTTTGATGCTTTTCCAATGTGCTCAGGAACGTGCTGTCAAGTATCTCTTGACCCATGTTGAAAGAGTATCTGATTGGAGTGACTTACTTCAAATGGTTGTCTTGGATTTGGTCCGCAAAGTTTGCAGGACAAACAAAGGGGAGAAAGGGAAGTACATCAAGATAATTATATCCCTGCTCAATGCTCCTTCTGCTGGTGTTGTCTATGAATGTGCTGGAACTCTTGTTTCTTTGTCTTCTGCCCCAACTGCCATAAGAGCTGCAGCCAATACCTATTGTCAACTTCTACAATCTCAGAGTGACAACAATGTGAAGCTTATCGTGCTTGATAGACTGAATGAATTGAAATCTTCTCATAGGGAGATCATGGTTGATATGATAATGGATGTCCTCAGAGCGCTTTCAAGCCCCAATCTTGATATCAGGAGAAAAACACTTGACATTGTTCTTGAGTTGATCACCCCCCGGAATATCAATGAGGTTGTTCTCACACTTAAGAAAGAAGTTATGAAAACCCAGAGCGGTGAACTTGAGAAGAATGGTGAGTACCGTCAAATGCTTATCCAAGCCATCCATTCATGTGCCGTGAAGTTCCCTGAGGTCGCAAGCACAGTTGTTCATCTGTTGATGGACTTCTTGGGAGATAACAATGTCGCTTCTGCAATTGATGTGGTTGTTTTTGTCCGTGAGATTATTGAAACAAATCCAAAATTAAGGGTTTCCATTGTTACAAGGCTACTGGATACGTTCTACCAAATTCGAGCGGCACGTGTTTGTTCATGTGCCCTTTGGATTATTGGAGAGTATTGTCTATCTCTTTCTGAAGTTGAGAGTGGCATTGCAACTATCAAGCAGTGCCTTGGAGACCTACCATTTTATTCAGCTTCTGAGGAAGGCGAAGCTAATGATTCTTCGAAAAAGTCTCAGCCAATAAACTCCACTACTGTTTCGTCTAGAAGACCTGCTGTCCTTGCTGATGGGACATATGCTACTCAAAGTGCTGCCTCTGAAACTGCTTTTTCACCCCCGACCGTAGTTCAAGGATCTTTGACTGCTGGAAATCTGAGATCCCTCCTGCTGACTGGTGATTTCTTCCTTGGGGCAGTTGTTGCTTGCACCCTGACTAAGCTCATTTTGAGATTGGAAGAAGTTCAACCATCCAAAGCTGAAGTGAACAAAGCAACAACTAATGCATTACTGATCATGGTCTCAATGATACAGCTAGGGCAGTCTTCAGCTCTTCCACACCCAATTGATAACGATTCCTATGATAGGATAGTTCTGTGCGTAAGATTGCTCTGTAACACTGGCAACGAGGTCAGGAAGATCTGGTTGAACTCTTGCCATGAGAGTTTTGTTAAAATGCTTTCTGATAAGCAGATGCGAGAGACAGAAGAGATCAAAGCAAAGGCTCAAATTTCTCACTCTCAGCCAGATGACCTCATTGATTTCTACCATTTGAAGAGTAGGAGG GGCATGAGCCAGCTGGAGTTGGAAGATGCAGTCCAAGATGATTTGAAACGTGCCACTGGAGAATTTGTCAAGGATGAGACTGATGCTAATAAACTAAACCGGGTTCTGCAACTCACAGGATTTAGTGACCCTGTTTATGCTGAAGCATACGTGACAGTTCATCATTATGATATTGTCCTAGATGTGACAGTTATTAATAGAACTAAAGAGACCCTCCAGAATTTATGTTTGGAATTGGCAACGATGGGTGATCTTAAACTTGTTGAGCGTCCACAGAATTATACTCTTGGTCCTGAATCAAGCAAACAGATAAAAGCAAACATCAAGGTGTCCTCAACTGAGACTGGCGTCATTTTTGGGAACATTGTTTATGAGACTTCGAATGTGTTTGACCGGATGGTGGTTGTGCTAAATGACATCCATATTGACATCATGGATTATATATCCCCTGCAGTGTGCAGTGATGCTGCTTTTAGAACCATGTGGGCAGAATTTGAGTGGGAAAACAAG GTTGCTGTCAACACTGTCATTCAAGATGAAAAAGAATTCCTTGACCATATAATCATATCAACCAACATGAAGTGCCTCACTGCGCT GTCTGCTTTGGAAGGGGAATGCGGGTTTCTTGCTGCTAACTTGTACGCAAAGAGTGTGTTTGGCGAGGATGCTTTGGTGAATGTAAGCATCGAGAAACAAGCAGATAGTAAGCTGAGTGGTTACATTAGGATAAGGAGCAAAACCCAAGGAATTGCTCTTAGCTTGGGAGACAAGATAACACTCAAGCAGAAGGGAGGCAGTTGA